In Gossypium arboreum isolate Shixiya-1 chromosome 6, ASM2569848v2, whole genome shotgun sequence, the following are encoded in one genomic region:
- the LOC108486587 gene encoding serine/arginine-rich splicing factor RSZ22, with translation MSRVYVGNLDPRVSERDLEDEFRVFGVIRSVWVARRPPGYAFIDFDDHRDAEDAIRELDGKNGWRVELSHNSRGRGGRGGGGGGGRGRSGGSDLKCYECGEAGHFARECRTRGGSGRRRSRSPRYRRSPSYGRRSYSPRGRSPRRRSPSPRGRSYSRSPPYRGREELPYANGNGARERRRSRS, from the exons ATGTCTCGAGTTTACGTGGGTAACCTTGACCCACGAGTTTCGGAGCGAGATCTTGAAGACGAGTTTCGTGTCTTTGGAGTTATTCGAAG tgTGTGGGTTGCTAGAAGGCCACCAGGTTACGCTTTCATTGACTTTGATGATCACAGAGACGCCGAGGATGCAATTCGTGAATTAGATG GCAAGAATGGCTGGAGAGTTGAGCTTTCTCATAATTCTAGAGGCAGAGGTGGACGTGGAGGCGGAGGTGGAGGTGGTCGGGGACGGTCGGGTGGTTCTGATTTGAAGTGCTACGAGTGTGGTGAGGCCGGTCATTTTGCTCGAGAATGTCGTACACGTGGTGGTTCTGGAAGACGTCGCAGCCGCAGCCCTAGATATCGTAGGAGCCCAAGCTATGGGCGCAG AAGTTACAGTCCTCGTGGACGATCCCCTAGGCGTCGCAGTCCCTCTCCTCGTGGGCGTAGCTACAGCAGGTCTCCACCATACCGTGGTCGTGAGGAATTGCCATATGCTAATGG AAATGGTGCAAGGGAACGCCGACGGAGCAGGAGTTAA
- the LOC108486596 gene encoding probable cyclic nucleotide-gated ion channel 14 yields MEFKTEKLVRFNNNGTARTEKPPLPVFKATVPLLKTEGVSKYGKSKVLFPEDHEPWRERILDPGTEIYLQWNRIFLFWCLVALFVDPLFFYLPSLIKKDTTSCLETDLNLGIVVTCFRTLADAFYVLHIFIKFRTAYVSPTSRVFGRGELVTHPDLIAKRYLRSDFFIDLVAALPLPQIVIWFIIPAIRSSHADYTNNALVLIVLLQYVPRLYLIFPLSYQIIKATGVVTKTAWAGAAYNLLLYMLASHVLGASWYLLSFERHASCLKTECRNETSPVRCDPRYLDCGTLNDASRHKWENSTVVFGKCDPNNDISFDYGIFENALTKKVFSSGFHRKYFYCLWWGLQNLSSYGQNLDTSTFMGETLFAILIAILGLVLFAHLIGNMQTYLQSITVRLEEWRLKRRDTEEWMRHRQLPQDLRERVQRFVQYKWLATRGVDEESILRALPPDLRRDIQRHLCLDLVRRVPFFSEMDDQLLDAICERLVSSLSTQGTYIVREGDPVTEMLFIIRGRLESSTTNGGRTGFFNSINLRPGDFCGEELLSWALLPKSSLNLPSSTRTVRALVEVEAFALRAEDLKFVANQFRRLHSKKLQHTFRYHSYHWRTWGACFIQAAWRRHKKRMVMRSLSTTESFSYPPDEQAANETERKKEHSLASSNSSQVKQNLGVTILASRFAANTRRGAQKVKDVEMPKLQKPDEPDFSAEPDDE; encoded by the exons ATGGAGTTCAAAACAGAGAAGCTAGTGAG GTTCAACAACAATGGCACAGCACGTACGGAGAAGCCGCCACTGCCCGTATTCAAAGCAACCGTCCCTTTATTGAAAACCGAAGGAGTTTCCAAATATGGAAAGTCAAAGGTTCTTTTTCCAGAGGATCACGAGCCATGGAGGGAAAGGATTCTAGATCCTGGTACTGAAATTTACTTGCAGTGGAACAGGATTTTTCTCTTTTGGTGCTTAGTGGCTCTCTTCGTCGACCCATTGTTTTTCTACCTGCCTTCATTGATAAAAAAAGACACCACCTCTTGTTTGGAAACTGATTTGAATCTGGGAATCGTTGTAACTTGTTTCCGTACACTTGCCGATGCATTTTACGTGTTGCATATATTCATCAAGTTCCGAACGGCTTATGTGTCGCCTACCTCAAGGGTATTTGGTAGGGGTGAACTTGTTACTCACCCAGATTTGATTGCTAAGAGGTATTTGAGATCGGATTTCTTCATAGATCTTGTGGCTGCTCTACCTCTTCCTCAG ATTGTGATATGGTTCATTATACCAGCAATTAGAAGCTCCCATGCTGATTATACTAATAATGCACTTGTGCTGATTGTGCTGCTCCAATATGTTCCCAGATTGTATTTAATTTTCCCTTTAAGCTATCAGATTATCAAAGCCACTGGTGTTGTCACAAAGACTGCCTGGGCTGGTGCTGCATACAATCTCTTACTTTACATGTTAGCTAGCCAT GTACTGGGGGCGTCGTGGTATTTACTGTCATTCGAGCGACATGCATCCTGTTTGAAAACTGAATGCAGAAATGAGACTAGCCCTGTGCGATGTGATCCTCGTTACCTCGATTGCGGCACATTGAATGATGCCAGTCGCCATAAATGGGAAAACAGTACTGTGGTGTTTGGTAAATGTGATCCCAATAATGATATTAGTTTTGACTATGGGATTTTCGAGAATGCGTTGACGAAGAAAGTATTCTCCTCGGGCTTCCACCGGAAGTATTTCTATTGTCTGTGGTGGGGTTTGCAGAATTTGAG CTCTTATGGACAGAATTTAGATACAAGCACATTTATGGGGGAAACCCTGTTTGCCATACTGATTGCTATCTTGGGTTTGGTTTTGTTTGCCCATTTAATTGGAAACATGCAG ACCTACTTACAATCCATCACCGTGAGACTGGAGGAGTGGAGGCTTAAACGGCGGGACACCGAGGAGTGGATGAGACATCGCCAACTCCCGCAAGATCTGCGAGAGCGCGTTCAGCGTTTTGTTCAGTACAAGTGGCTTGCAACTCGAGGTGTGGATGAAGAATCAATCTTACGTGCTTTACCTCCAGATCTCCGCCGAGACATCCAACGCCATCTATGCTTGGACCTTGTTCGGCGT GTCCCCTTTTTCTCAGAGATGGATGATCAGCTACTAGATGCCATATGTGAGCGCTTAGTATCCTCCTTAAGTACTCAAGGAACCTACATTGTTCGGGAAGGTGACCCTGTCACCGAGATGCTTTTTATTATCAGAGGGAGGCTAGAGAGTTCTACCACAAATGGAGGCCGGACAGGTTTCTTCAATTCAATTAATCTGAGACCAGGTGATTTCTGCGGCGAGGAGCTACTTTCATGGGCATTGCTTCCAAAATCCTCTCTGAACTTACCTTCATCCACTAGAACAGTAAGAGCCCTGGTTGAAGTAGAGGCATTTGCATTAAGAGCAGAAGATCTCAAATTCGTGGCCAATCAGTTTCGACGTCTTCATAGTAAGAAGCTTCAGCATACCTTCCGCTATCATTCTTACCATTGGAGGACATGGGGTGCCTGCTTCATTCAAGCAGCTTGGCGTCGACACAAGAAGAGGATGGTGATGAGGAGTCTCAGCACGACAGAGTCTTTCTCGTATCCTCCTGATGAACAAGCTGCCAATGAAACAGAACGAAAGAAAGAACACAGTCTTGCATCTTCGAATTCTTCCCAAGTAAAACAGAACTTAGGTGTCACAATACTAGCTTCGAGGTTTGCAGCAAATACCCGGCGTGGAGCTCAGAAGGTGAAGGATGTTGAAATGCCTAAGTTGCAAAAGCCCGACGAGCCAGACTTCTCAGCCGAGCCAGATGATGAGTAG
- the LOC128293806 gene encoding uncharacterized protein LOC128293806, with translation MQEGCVWCAKVLQEIDKAKAPANTMHTVCHDRDNLWFRVTEFDRPHEGIIGGQYRVHLRNRTCDCGRFDALRYPCAHVIAACQNLRLDPMSCIDEVNKLETMYNVCRHVFPPVSDERNWPPVSLALFKLLPDRKLRRKPKGRPYSTRIRTNMDIRETTNNQRLCR, from the coding sequence ATGCAAGAAGGCTGTGTATGGTGCGCaaaggtattgcaagaaattGACAAGGCGAAGGCGCCGGCAAACACCATGCACACAGTCTGTCATGACCGAgacaacctatggtttcgtgtgacAGAGTTTGACAGACCGCACGAAGGTATTATTGGTgggcaatatcgtgtacacttGAGAAATAGGACTTGCGACTGTGGGAGGTTTGACGCACTTCGTTATCCATGCGCTCATGTAATTGCAGCTTGTCAGAATCTCCGTCTAGATCCCATGAGCTGCATCGACGAAGTGAACAAACTAGAAACCATGTACAACGTGTGCAGACACGTATTCCCACCTGTTTCAGATGAACGTAACTGGCCGCCTGTATCACTTGCTCTGTTTAAGCTGCTACCGGATAGAAAATTGCGTCGCAAACCAAAGGGTCGACCTTACTCGACTAGAATACGTACCAATATGGATATTCGAGAAACAACCAATAATCAGAGGTTGTGCAGATGA